One Oryza brachyantha chromosome 3, ObraRS2, whole genome shotgun sequence DNA segment encodes these proteins:
- the LOC102717605 gene encoding LOW QUALITY PROTEIN: uncharacterized protein LOC102717605 (The sequence of the model RefSeq protein was modified relative to this genomic sequence to represent the inferred CDS: inserted 1 base in 1 codon; deleted 2 bases in 1 codon; substituted 2 bases at 2 genomic stop codons), whose translation MGISESDELRSFEDSGIYRLAGSGAAFLDPVRILNESYRRFRLVPSAYYSRCFGPSHQGGEAETERTEETSPKRKKRKRKREREPKPRELNEVERIAEARHQEARPLLLSAHRSLLKAEYLLEFLPRMTKEDVRVLDVECNLKNFVELGSSWRAPFCEMTLCFHKSSDEDSEEGICHRTSTPLFNSIISVEENDDAEGEFQDRCYILPRQSCFLMSDLKHVGGLIHDNYDQGYNLIVVDPPWENGCVRQKVVYPTLPNRHFLYLPVQELAHSAGALVVLWITNREKLWKFVEEELFPSWGVKEHTVFYWLKVKQDGSLIGDLDLLHHRPYECLLVGYINLNKEDARGSKFKFLEERRVIMSVPGAHSRKPPLQKLLSQYIPGPKPARCIELFARELVSGWTSWGNEPLRFQDAVYFSERKEHSVHSWSLFLVFSLVIRPAEVHVWQSLVRNGTRRWSQGTEXIPNPAPSSCRGRCTRRRPRRPARRGRRHRRXHQNDASAPARAFGTSELSFLRLGAFRPSTTVSKALLLAALEXTIAAVAKLKRLPSRMPGLRPDSPASPSPEVRRARTSFSGASSKVATTSMGKVVRTKAPAEPKARLKEVEKQGRCDRTVSSLRRLSPPPSLASPELGQTRCSWITANSEPRYVAFHDEEWGVPVYDDQKLFELLTLSQALAELTWPTILNKREEFREMFDGFNYASVSEFTDKKINLLSKSNGNMLLSEQKIRAVVTNAKHMHKVIQDFGTFSNYCWSFVNHRPVKSSFHYARQVPIKTPKSEAVSKAMMRRGFQCVGPTTIYSFMQVAGIVNDHLSCCFRSQDCRDSKRKVEAGPVLIERIRLSSPPSSEDSETSREV comes from the exons ATGGGCATCTCCGAGTCCGACGAGCTCCGGTCATTCGAGGACAGCGGAATCTACCGCctcgccggctccggcgctGCTTTCCTCGACCCTGTCCGCATCCTCAACGAGTCCTACCGGCGCTTCCGCCTCGTCCCTTCAGCGTACTACTCCCGATGCTTCGGCCCGTCGCATCAGGGAGGCGAAGCGGAAACTGAGCGAACGGAGGAGACATCTCCGAAACGGAAGAAGCGCAAGCGcaagcgggagcgggagccgAAGCCCAGGGAACTCAACGAGGTGGAGCGGATCGCAGAAGCTCGGCACCAG GAAGCAAGGCCTTTGCTATTGAGCGCACACAGATCACTTCTTAAGGCTGAATATCTATTGGAGTTCCTTCCAAGGATGACAAAGGAAGATGTGCGTGTGCTTGATGTGGAATGTAATTTGAAGAATTTTGTTGAACTTGGGAGCTCGTGGCGAGCGCCTTTCTGTGAGATGACTCTTTGCTTTCATAAGTCCTCTGATGAGGATAGTGAGGAAG GTATCTGCCACAGGACATCCACTCCActgtttaatagtataatcaGTGTCGAAGAAAATGATGATGCAGAAGGAGAATTCCAGGATAGATGTTACATTTTACCAAGACAAAGTTGTTTCCTGATG TCCGACCTCAAACATGTCGGTGGCCTAATTCATG ATAATTATGATCAAGGTTACAATCTTATAGTTGTTGACCCACCTTGGGAGAATGGATGTGTTCGTCAGAAAGTAGT GTACCCTACACTTCCCAACAGACATTTCTTGTACCTTCCAGTGCAAGAACTTGCCCATTCAGCTGGAGCTCTTGTAGTTTTGTGGATTACAAATCGAGAGAAGCTGTGGAAGTTTGTCGAGGAGGAACTATTTCCTTCTTGGGGAGTGAAAGAGCACACCGTGTTCTATTGGCTGAAG GTGAAACAGGATGGATCACTGATTGGTGATCTAGACTTGCTCCATCATAGGCCTTATGAGTGCCTCCTTGTTGGCTACATAAATCTT AACAAAGAAGATGCACGaggttcaaaattcaaatttttggaagaaagaaGAGTAATTATGAGTGTACCGGGTGCTCACTCAAGGAAACCTCCCCTCCAGA AATTACTTTCACAGTATATACCAGGTCCTAAACCTGCAAGGTGCATTGAGCTTTTTGCCAGAGAGTTGGTTTCTGGATGGACCTCTTGGGGAAATGAGCCACTCCGTTTTCAGGATGCAGTATACTTCTCTGAAAGGAAAGAACATAGTGTGCACAGCTG GTCTCTCTTCTTGGTGTTCAGCCTTGTCATTCGCCCTGCCGAAGTGCATGTGTGGCAATCGCTTGTGCGTAACGGCACGAGGCGTTGGAGCCAAGGCACCGAATAAATCCCTAATCCCGCCCCCTCGTCGTGCCGAGGCCGTTGcacccgccgccgaccgcgacGTCCAGCCCGACGCGGCCGACGCCATCGCC AGCACCAAAATGACGCCTCTGCTCCTGCCAGAGCCTTCGGGACGTCAGAGCTCTCA TTCTTGCGGCTAGGGGCATTCCGTCCTTCCACAACCGTTTCAAAAGCCTTATTACTGGCCGCTCTCGAGTAGACGATCGCTGCGGTTGCAAAGCTCAAGCGCTTGCCTTCGAGAATGCCAGGCCTAAGGCCCGACTCCCCGGCGAGCCCATCGCCGGAGGTCCGCCGTGCCCGGACGTCCTTCTCCGGCGCTTCTTCCAAGGTAGCCACGACCTCCATGGGTAAGGTGGTACGAACCAAAGCGCCGGCCGAGCCGAAGGCGAGGCTTAAAGAGGTAGAGAAGCAGGGCAGGTGTGATCGGACCGTCTCGTCATTGAGGCGTTTGAGTCCACCGCCGTCTCTTGCCAGCCCGGAGCTGGGGCAGACGAGGTGTTCGTGGATCACTGCCAACTCcg AACCCCGCTACGTTGCTTTCCATGATGAAGAATGGGGGGTTCCAGTTTATGATGACCAGAAACTGTTCGAGCTGCTGACCTTATCACAAGCCTTAGCTGAACTCACCTGGCCTACTATTTTGAACAAGAGGGAGGAATTCAG GGAGATGTTTGATGGTTTCAACTATGCATCTGTGTCTGAATTCACGGACAAGAAGATAAACTTGCTGTCGAAATCAAATGGAAACATGCTGCTTTCAGAGCAAAAGATACGTGCTGTCGTAACAAATGCCAAGCATATGCATAAG GTGATCCAGGATTTCGGAACGTTCAGCAACTACTGTTGGAGCTTTGTGAACCACAGGCCCGTTAAAAGCAGCTTCCACTATGCTCGCCAAGTACCTATCAAGACGCCCAAATCTGAGGCCGTAAGCAAGGCTATGATGCGACGAGGGTTCCAGTGCGTTGGCCCTACGACAATCTACTCCTTCATGCAGGTTGCTGGTATCGTTAACGACCATCTATCCTGCTGCTTCAGGTCTCAGGATTGCAGGGATAGCAAAAGGAAAGTGGAAGCCGGGCCAGTACTGATCGAAAGAATTAGGCTGAGCTCACCGCCTTCCTCAGAGGACTCTGAAACCAGCAGGGAGGTGTGA
- the LOC102717885 gene encoding protein CLT2, chloroplastic-like isoform X1 yields the protein MSISLLLSSPPLPPPLLLGRGTRRSAASLQLQTSPPSPLRVSLAAARWDGGRRWWRVEAPQATTRARAAARAGISGGGGDGEGGDGTGIAAAAAVTVALAVMNRVLYKLALVPMRNYPFFLAQVTTFGYVIVYFSILFIRYHAGIVSKEMLALPKSRFMLIGLLEALGVASGMAAAAMLPGPSIPVLSQSFLVWQLILSVLILGRKYRANQIFGCLLVTIGVILAVTSGANSGPLLSDVKLLWPAVLMASSACHAGASIIKEFVFIDGAKRLEGQRPDIFVVNSFGSGFQALFVFLLLPFLSNLKGIPLTELPAYINRGAACFLNIGGNLKDCHGAPLLPLLFIAVNMAFNISVLNLVKMSTALVASLTATLAVPLSIYVLSLPLPYIPGGTNLSTSFLAGASILVVGLLIYNLPQKSADRMKTD from the exons ATGTCCATCTCGCTGctcctctcctcgccgccgctgccgccgcctctcctcctcggccgtGGCACCCGACGGAGCGCGGCGTCCCTCCAGCTCCAAACCTCTCCCCCGTCTCCCCTCCGCGtgagcctcgccgccgcccgttgGGATGGTGgcaggaggtggtggcgcGTCGAGGCGCCGCAGGCCacgacgcgcgcgcgggcggctgCCAGGGCTGGAATTtcggggggaggaggcgatGGTGAGGGTGGGGATGGGACGGggatcgccgcggcggcggcggttacGGTGGCGCTCGCGGTGATGAACCGGGTGCTGTACAAGCTGGCGCTCGTGCCCATGAGGAATTACCCGTTCTTCCTCGCCCAAGTCACCACCTTTGG gtATGTTATAGTATATTTCTCTATTCTTTTTATAAGATATCATGCTGGTATTGTCAGTAAAGAAATGCTAGCACTTCCAAAATCACGCTTCATGTTAATTGGCTTACTAGAAGCATTAGGCGTTGCTTCAGGCATGGCTGCTGCAG CTATGTTGCCAGGGCCTTCTATCCCAGTGTTGTCTCAG TCTTTTCTAGTTTGGCAGCTTATCTTATCTGTCCTCATTTTGGGAAGGAAATACAGAgcaaatcaaatatttgggTGCTTGCTTGTCACAATAGGGGTAATTCTAGCAGTGACAAG TGGAGCAAACAGTGGTCCACTTCTATCTGATGTCAAGTTGCTCTGGCCAGCAGTGTTGATGGCTTCGTCTGCATGCCATGCTGGTGCATCTATAATCAAG GAATTTGTTTTTATCGATGGTGCAAAACGTCTTGAG GGACAGCGACCTGACATATTTGTGGTCAACTCCTTTGGGTCAGGTTTTCAG GCTCTGTTTGTTTTCCTACTCCTTCCGTTTCTGTCTAACTTAAAAGGCATCCCGTTGACTGAGCTTCCTGCATACATAAACCGTGGTGCAGCGTGCTTTCTGAATATTGGAGGTAATCTGAAGG ATTGCCATGGAGCTCCTTTGCTGCCACTGCTCTTCATAGCTGTGAACATGGCCTTCAACATTTCTGTTCTAAATCTGGTGAAGATGTCTACTGCACTGGTTGCTTCGCTCACAGCAACTTTAGCAG TACCTCTTTCCATATATGTCTTGTCCCTACCTCTGCCATATATTCCTGGTGGGACAAATTTAAGCACATCGTTTTTGGCTGGTGCCTCCATCTTAGTGGTTGGGTTACTTATATACAATCTTCCTCAAAAATCAGCTGATCGAATGAAGACAGACTAA
- the LOC102717885 gene encoding protein CLT2, chloroplastic-like isoform X2 — MSISLLLSSPPLPPPLLLGRGTRRSAASLQLQTSPPSPLRVSLAAARWDGGRRWWRVEAPQATTRARAAARAGISGGGGDGEGGDGTGIAAAAAVTVALAVMNRVLYKLALVPMRNYPFFLAQVTTFGYVIVYFSILFIRYHAGIVSKEMLALPKSRFMLIGLLEALGVASGMAAAAMLPGPSIPVLSQSFLVWQLILSVLILGRKYRANQIFGCLLVTIGVILAVTSGANSGPLLSDVKLLWPAVLMASSACHAGASIIKEFVFIDGAKRLEVRNNSISRDSDLTYLWSTPLGQVFRLCLFSYSFRFCLT; from the exons ATGTCCATCTCGCTGctcctctcctcgccgccgctgccgccgcctctcctcctcggccgtGGCACCCGACGGAGCGCGGCGTCCCTCCAGCTCCAAACCTCTCCCCCGTCTCCCCTCCGCGtgagcctcgccgccgcccgttgGGATGGTGgcaggaggtggtggcgcGTCGAGGCGCCGCAGGCCacgacgcgcgcgcgggcggctgCCAGGGCTGGAATTtcggggggaggaggcgatGGTGAGGGTGGGGATGGGACGGggatcgccgcggcggcggcggttacGGTGGCGCTCGCGGTGATGAACCGGGTGCTGTACAAGCTGGCGCTCGTGCCCATGAGGAATTACCCGTTCTTCCTCGCCCAAGTCACCACCTTTGG gtATGTTATAGTATATTTCTCTATTCTTTTTATAAGATATCATGCTGGTATTGTCAGTAAAGAAATGCTAGCACTTCCAAAATCACGCTTCATGTTAATTGGCTTACTAGAAGCATTAGGCGTTGCTTCAGGCATGGCTGCTGCAG CTATGTTGCCAGGGCCTTCTATCCCAGTGTTGTCTCAG TCTTTTCTAGTTTGGCAGCTTATCTTATCTGTCCTCATTTTGGGAAGGAAATACAGAgcaaatcaaatatttgggTGCTTGCTTGTCACAATAGGGGTAATTCTAGCAGTGACAAG TGGAGCAAACAGTGGTCCACTTCTATCTGATGTCAAGTTGCTCTGGCCAGCAGTGTTGATGGCTTCGTCTGCATGCCATGCTGGTGCATCTATAATCAAG GAATTTGTTTTTATCGATGGTGCAAAACGTCTTGAGGTTCGTAATAATTCTATTAGCAG GGACAGCGACCTGACATATTTGTGGTCAACTCCTTTGGGTCAGGTTTTCAG GCTCTGTTTGTTTTCCTACTCCTTCCGTTTCTGTCTAACTTAA
- the LOC102705143 gene encoding UPF0496 protein 1, producing MGNNSSSGSTRPPRPPSSESALPPAAAAEELSSYEAACRSDPELRTFDTTLQRRTSRAISTLAVGVEVRSLSLESLREVTGCLLDMNQEVVRVILDCKKDIWKSPELFDLVEDYFESSLHTLDFCTALDKCLKRARDSQLLLHVALQRFDDEEDNDAGGQEDDAAPSARYARTLHELRQFKAAGDPFTEEFFSAFQAVYRQQLTMLEKLQQRKHRLDKKVRAIKAWRRVSSIIFATTFAAVLICSVVAAAIAAPPVAAALAAAASIPVGSMGKWIDSLLKGYQDALRGQKEVVSAMQVGTFIAIKDLDSIRVLINRVELEISSMIDCVEFAERDEEAVKFGVEEIKKKLEVFMKSVEDLGEQADRCSRDIRRARTVVLQRIIRQPAS from the coding sequence ATGGggaacaacagcagcagcggcagcaccaggcctccccggccgccgagCTCGGAGTCGGCTCTgccgcctgcggcggcggcggaggagctgaGCTCGTACGAGGCGGCGTGCCGATCCGACCCTGAGCTGCGCACGTTCGACACGACGCTGCAGCGGCGGACGAGCCGCGCCATCTCGACGCTGGCGGTGGGCGTGGAGGTGCGCTCGCTGTCCCTCGAATCCCTCCGCGAGGTCACCGGCTGCCTCCTCGACATGAACCAGGAGGTGGTGCGCGTCATCCTCGACTGCAAGAAGGACATCTGGAAGAGCCCCGAGCTGTTCGACCTCGTCGAGGACTACTTCGAGAGCAGCCTCCACACCCTCGACTTCTGCACCGCCCTCGACAAGTGCCTCAAGCGCGCCCGCGACTCCCAGCTTCTCCTACATGTCGCGCTCCAGCGgttcgacgacgaggaggacaacgacgccggcggccaggaggacgacgccgccCCTTCAGCCCGGTACGCGCGCACGCTCCACGAGCTGCGCCAGTTCAAGGCGGCCGGGGACCCCTTCACCGAAGAGTTCTTTAGCGCCTTCCAGGCCGTGTACCGGCAGCAACTGACCATGCTGGAGAAGCTGCAGCAGCGCAAGCACCGGCTCGACAAGAAGGTCAGAGCTATCAAGGCGTGGCGCCGGGTGTCAAGCATCATCTTTGCGACCACCTTCGCGGCCGTGCTCATCTGCTCGGTGGTTGCCGCGGCCATCGCCGCTCCACCAGTCGCAGCGGCattggctgctgctgcttccatTCCGGTGGGATCTATGGGGAAGTGGATCGATTCGCTACTGAAAGGGTATCAGGACGCTCTCCGTGGACAGAAGGAGGTGGTGAGCGCAATGCAGGTCGGGACGTTCATTGCAATCAAAGATTTGGACAGTATCAGGGTGCTCATCAACCGGGTGGAGTTGGAGATCAGCTCAATGATCGATTGTGTTGAGTTTGCTGAGCGAGATGAGGAGGCAGTCAAGTTTGGGGTTGAGGAGATCAAGAAGAAATTGGAGGTCTTCATGAAGAGTGTGGAGGATCTAGGAGAACAGGCAGACCGGTGTAGCCGAGATATTCGTCGGGCAAGGACCGTCGTGCTACAGAGAATTATCAGGCAACCAGCATCCTAG